One Alicyclobacillus acidoterrestris DNA window includes the following coding sequences:
- a CDS encoding FAD-dependent oxidoreductase translates to MGGQQHLDKQQSSTRVVTRETSTRQDVRADICIVGSGISGVSAAVEAARLGLRVVLVDGFPALGGQAVHSIIGTFCGLFHHGEHRYQFTHGIADDILNDLGKAGALHYRHGPSYTTVMYDEIALSRWIERTVYENGIKPIVGAILLDVKVTERRVRSIDLATRYGPVRVTANAFVDATGDAALVWLAGLPCREPANGRIYGSQMLVVERINQASVPDRDEIAQRVRERGAAYGLVRKEGFAFVFPERGVALVNLTHVETPLDAIDATQRGLEGKNQADVAFDFLKNEFSDAFGQARIRSYGFPGIRQTRWIVGTHHLTVDEVRSGTRFADAVARTAWPIELHNHVEGHIWETFDDDHVHYVPFRSMLPPDTDNLLAVGRCIDGDAAALSSVRVMGPCIAMGAAAAHAIELVGTGSLHDMDHEALQRRLYDNVSRVD, encoded by the coding sequence ATGGGAGGACAACAGCACTTAGACAAACAACAAAGTTCCACGCGCGTCGTGACCAGAGAGACGTCCACTAGACAGGATGTCCGTGCTGACATTTGCATTGTGGGATCCGGCATTTCGGGTGTATCCGCAGCGGTGGAGGCAGCCCGGTTGGGGCTTCGTGTGGTGTTAGTTGATGGATTTCCCGCACTAGGTGGGCAGGCAGTTCATTCTATCATTGGGACTTTTTGTGGACTCTTTCATCATGGCGAACATCGTTATCAGTTTACACACGGCATCGCCGACGATATTTTGAATGACCTTGGAAAGGCTGGCGCTTTACATTACCGACACGGGCCTTCCTACACGACCGTGATGTACGACGAGATCGCACTGTCCCGATGGATAGAACGAACGGTTTATGAAAACGGAATCAAACCGATTGTTGGGGCAATTCTTTTGGACGTCAAAGTAACCGAGAGACGCGTGCGTTCTATTGATCTCGCCACACGTTATGGCCCGGTTCGGGTCACCGCGAATGCCTTTGTAGATGCGACTGGTGATGCGGCTTTGGTATGGCTCGCTGGATTACCTTGTCGGGAGCCCGCGAACGGTCGGATATACGGTAGTCAGATGCTTGTTGTCGAGCGGATAAATCAGGCGAGTGTGCCGGACAGGGATGAGATTGCACAGCGGGTTCGAGAGAGAGGTGCAGCGTACGGCCTAGTACGAAAAGAGGGATTTGCGTTCGTGTTCCCAGAACGCGGCGTGGCGTTAGTCAACTTAACTCATGTGGAGACACCGCTAGATGCGATTGACGCGACACAGCGTGGTCTCGAGGGCAAAAACCAAGCGGATGTGGCGTTTGACTTTTTAAAGAATGAATTTTCGGATGCCTTTGGGCAGGCTCGAATTCGTTCATACGGCTTTCCGGGTATTCGGCAGACACGGTGGATTGTCGGTACGCATCATCTCACTGTGGATGAGGTGCGCTCTGGAACGCGGTTTGCCGATGCAGTTGCCCGTACGGCTTGGCCTATCGAACTTCATAATCACGTGGAAGGACACATTTGGGAGACGTTCGACGATGACCATGTACACTACGTACCGTTTCGAAGTATGTTACCGCCGGATACAGACAACTTGTTGGCGGTGGGGCGCTGTATTGATGGAGATGCTGCAGCATTGTCGAGTGTGAGGGTCATGGGGCCGTGTATCGCGATGGGGGCGGCAGCGGCACATGCCATCGAGCTAGTGGGTACCGGGAGCCTTCATGATATGGATCATGAAGCCCTTCAGCGCCGATTGTACGACAACGTGTCCCGTGTGGATTAG
- a CDS encoding aconitase X, which translates to MRLTADEEAMLDGKEGRAVQRAMELLVQYGDALGAERLVDTNNVCGANVFSPAPGLPKFESHDQIFSQMSLDSDETFEIPHVKAYSCQLIGRMDARHWRLQEIEQETHDLIAESESYNAAHGIQLMNTCTPYQVGNVPVKGEHCAWMESSAVVYINSVLGARTNVEGRESTAAAMLTGKIPYWGYHLHEQRAGTHYVDVQFPVQDFMDWGILGYYVGKMVGDKVPVLDHVNSTPNLSQLKHFGAAASTSGGVELYHIPGITAEARTVEEAFQGHPIQARFSFGQQERLQVYEELNSTARDPHVDLVMLGCPHANIQQIWEICNLLDGKTVHSNTELWIFTPHPIRELADRNGYTKIMENAGAVLMSDTCPAIGRFLPKGTKVIATDSAKQVHYLPAIMKVQGWFGSTKDCVNAAITGRWTGGIS; encoded by the coding sequence ATGAGACTTACAGCGGATGAAGAGGCTATGCTAGACGGTAAAGAGGGGCGCGCTGTTCAGCGGGCCATGGAGCTACTTGTTCAATATGGAGATGCACTTGGAGCCGAACGGCTCGTGGATACAAACAATGTGTGTGGGGCAAACGTTTTTTCTCCTGCACCTGGGCTACCAAAGTTCGAAAGCCATGATCAAATCTTCTCGCAAATGAGCTTAGATAGCGATGAAACTTTTGAAATTCCTCACGTGAAGGCATACAGTTGTCAACTTATTGGCAGAATGGACGCGCGTCACTGGCGATTACAAGAAATTGAGCAGGAAACGCATGATCTCATTGCGGAAAGTGAGTCGTACAATGCGGCGCACGGCATCCAACTGATGAATACATGTACGCCGTATCAGGTAGGGAATGTACCTGTGAAAGGCGAGCATTGTGCATGGATGGAATCCTCCGCCGTCGTATATATCAACTCCGTGCTTGGCGCGAGAACGAACGTGGAAGGTCGTGAAAGCACTGCGGCGGCGATGCTGACAGGCAAAATCCCATACTGGGGTTACCATTTGCATGAGCAGCGAGCGGGAACACACTATGTAGACGTGCAGTTCCCCGTGCAGGATTTTATGGATTGGGGAATATTGGGTTACTACGTTGGGAAGATGGTTGGGGATAAGGTGCCTGTTTTAGATCATGTGAACAGTACGCCAAACTTATCGCAGTTGAAGCATTTCGGTGCCGCCGCATCCACATCCGGCGGCGTGGAACTATATCATATTCCCGGTATTACCGCAGAAGCTAGAACCGTCGAGGAAGCGTTTCAGGGGCATCCAATTCAGGCGCGGTTCTCGTTTGGGCAGCAGGAGAGATTGCAGGTATATGAAGAGTTAAACAGTACAGCCAGGGATCCGCATGTAGATCTCGTCATGTTAGGTTGCCCTCACGCAAATATCCAACAGATATGGGAGATTTGCAATCTCTTAGATGGAAAGACGGTGCACAGTAATACGGAGCTTTGGATTTTTACACCTCATCCGATTCGGGAACTGGCTGATCGCAATGGATATACAAAAATAATGGAGAACGCAGGTGCAGTACTGATGAGTGACACCTGTCCTGCTATCGGGAGATTTTTACCGAAAGGTACCAAGGTAATCGCTACGGATTCGGCAAAGCAAGTCCACTATCTACCTGCGATTATGAAGGTGCAAGGCTGGTTTGGTTCCACGAAGGACTGCGTAAACGCGGCGATAACGGGTCGATGGACAGGGGGGATTTCATGA
- a CDS encoding sigma-54-dependent Fis family transcriptional regulator codes for MSKIVVIAPSKEFADTVRTVVGEHHLKIYAPQDDRDFPFEETVPIAQQEEARGAEVIITRGGQATLLKQKVSIPVVEVKMTILDILRTVHHLKRKYQRIGLIGVENIICDYRELGRYIDIQIYPVFSYEDDLDLRVRQAISDGMECIVGDGMSVDYAKRFGLPGIKLMPSSASVQEAIDLAENIIRARFLESTKNEQFRMVLETAQDAILIISNESQVLLANHRATHLLCQDRDDILNYPISEVLQNEPNLLKLIYQSEEFREEIVQVRNFILSVSKRRITVAGDPIGWVLTMQDVTQIQKLEQTIRRKLSHTGFVAKRSLQDIAAVSPNMKIVIEKIRHFSKADSTTLLLGETGTGKELIAQSIHNHSNRKNRPFVPINCAALPGNLLESELFGYEPGAFTGANRNGKAGLFELAHTGTIFLDEIGEMPLDLQSRLLRVIQEREVMRIGGSAIIPVDVRIIAATHRDLQSDIQSGKFRADLFYRLNILTIHIPPLRARKEDIPLLVDALLTNICKRYERPKPQLAKSFIDQLTRFTWPGNIRQLENVLERIVVLFNADIPQEQVLQEIVEELSASDDATSPPREREPNLFPILDGTLEDIERHVILRRLEAFEGNKDLTAKHLGISRATLWRKLKELATEG; via the coding sequence ATGAGCAAAATCGTGGTCATAGCACCTTCAAAGGAATTCGCTGATACCGTTCGCACCGTTGTAGGCGAACATCATTTGAAAATTTACGCACCACAAGATGACCGCGACTTCCCCTTCGAGGAAACCGTCCCCATCGCCCAGCAGGAGGAAGCCCGCGGGGCTGAAGTCATTATCACGCGAGGCGGACAAGCGACCCTTTTGAAACAAAAGGTCAGCATCCCCGTTGTCGAAGTCAAAATGACCATCCTCGACATTTTAAGGACGGTTCACCATTTGAAAAGGAAATACCAGCGTATCGGCTTAATCGGCGTTGAAAATATCATCTGTGATTACCGGGAATTAGGTCGTTACATCGACATTCAAATCTACCCAGTGTTCTCATACGAAGACGATTTAGATCTGCGTGTCCGCCAAGCTATCTCGGACGGGATGGAATGTATCGTCGGTGACGGGATGTCTGTCGACTACGCCAAACGATTCGGGCTACCAGGGATTAAACTGATGCCCTCCAGCGCGAGTGTCCAGGAAGCTATCGATCTCGCCGAAAATATCATCCGCGCCCGCTTTCTTGAAAGTACTAAAAATGAACAGTTTCGAATGGTGTTGGAAACCGCTCAGGATGCCATCCTGATTATTTCAAATGAGTCACAAGTGCTGCTTGCAAACCACCGGGCCACCCATTTGCTCTGCCAAGATCGCGATGATATCCTCAATTACCCCATTTCCGAGGTCCTCCAAAACGAACCAAACCTATTGAAACTCATCTATCAGTCCGAAGAATTTCGAGAAGAAATTGTACAGGTTCGCAATTTCATTTTGTCGGTGTCCAAACGCCGGATTACAGTGGCGGGTGACCCGATCGGATGGGTGCTCACGATGCAGGACGTGACACAAATTCAAAAACTCGAACAAACTATCCGCCGAAAATTGAGCCACACCGGATTCGTCGCAAAACGTAGTCTTCAGGATATCGCGGCAGTCTCCCCAAACATGAAGATTGTCATAGAAAAAATAAGACACTTCAGCAAGGCCGACTCTACCACGCTCCTGCTCGGCGAGACCGGCACAGGCAAAGAATTAATCGCCCAGAGTATCCATAACCACAGTAACCGAAAGAACCGACCGTTCGTCCCCATCAACTGCGCTGCGCTGCCTGGCAACCTGCTTGAAAGCGAATTATTTGGATATGAGCCAGGCGCCTTTACTGGTGCAAATCGCAATGGCAAGGCTGGGCTCTTTGAACTTGCACATACTGGTACCATCTTTCTCGACGAAATTGGTGAAATGCCACTTGATTTGCAGTCACGGCTCCTGCGCGTGATTCAAGAACGCGAGGTCATGCGCATCGGCGGAAGTGCCATTATTCCTGTCGACGTGCGAATTATCGCGGCTACACACAGAGACTTACAATCTGACATTCAAAGTGGAAAGTTTCGTGCAGACTTGTTCTACCGACTCAACATCCTGACCATACACATCCCACCGCTTCGGGCGCGCAAAGAAGACATCCCGCTGCTCGTGGATGCCTTATTGACAAATATCTGCAAGCGATATGAACGTCCGAAACCACAATTGGCCAAGTCATTCATTGACCAATTGACGCGGTTCACGTGGCCGGGCAATATCCGGCAACTCGAAAATGTACTAGAGCGCATCGTCGTGTTGTTCAACGCAGACATTCCTCAAGAACAGGTGCTGCAAGAGATTGTAGAAGAGTTATCCGCAAGTGATGACGCGACAAGCCCCCCGCGTGAACGAGAGCCTAATCTGTTCCCTATTTTGGATGGAACGCTAGAGGATATCGAGCGGCACGTCATCCTTCGCCGACTAGAGGCGTTTGAAGGGAATAAAGATCTGACCGCCAAGCACCTTGGCATCAGTCGGGCAACGCTATGGAGGAAGTTAAAAGAACTCGCGACGGAGGGGTAA
- a CDS encoding MFS transporter has translation MSVAEVRTGDGVPSVAKRSMIGGVISLLIDSYDIYLPAFVLPAAMGYFEPDTLPDSAKVTLSTLIFTVTLLARPIGGPILGNLSDKIGRKRVTMIAAIGFTVTTFLIGVLPGYAQWGYGAIIALIALRLIDGIFLGGGYAGPVPLAIERSPKHLRAFIAGLVSAGAPVAIVFINIVQLFVLKNLSQSALLSWGWRVPFFFGAFLGILYLIYYARIPELEVTKLPSSGDANKQPIWRLLSGSNMKGFLQVLLLMSGMWFAAQMALSFMPGLLEGYLHQSASNVSTMELLANLATVVGMVGYAVISQKLGRKRVLFWVGISLTIGETLAFLFMILFAKSGVGFFAVGAMGFIALFLANAPLGTVIVYLNERFPADVRGSGYGTAYTISLILPGLYSTWIFLLGKFMPYEYTALVLIVLGGLLFIVATLIGPETRDVELLSDDLQSSQELL, from the coding sequence ATGTCTGTTGCAGAGGTTCGGACTGGAGACGGTGTACCGTCTGTTGCGAAGCGATCCATGATTGGAGGCGTCATCAGTCTACTAATTGACAGTTACGATATTTATTTGCCCGCATTTGTCCTTCCGGCAGCCATGGGGTATTTCGAACCCGATACCTTACCTGACTCTGCCAAGGTTACCTTAAGTACGCTGATTTTTACGGTTACGTTGCTAGCTCGTCCCATCGGCGGGCCGATTCTTGGCAACTTGAGCGACAAGATTGGTCGAAAGCGCGTGACGATGATAGCCGCTATTGGGTTTACTGTCACAACTTTTCTTATTGGCGTACTCCCTGGTTATGCCCAGTGGGGATATGGGGCCATCATTGCACTCATTGCGTTGCGATTGATTGACGGTATCTTCCTTGGCGGGGGCTATGCCGGGCCAGTTCCGTTGGCAATTGAACGCTCACCCAAACATTTGAGAGCGTTCATTGCCGGATTAGTCTCAGCAGGTGCTCCTGTGGCAATTGTGTTTATCAATATTGTACAGCTGTTTGTACTGAAGAACCTCTCTCAGAGTGCATTGTTATCCTGGGGATGGCGCGTGCCATTTTTCTTTGGCGCCTTTCTGGGCATTTTGTATCTCATTTATTACGCTCGTATTCCGGAACTAGAAGTCACAAAACTACCGAGCAGTGGCGATGCGAATAAGCAGCCCATCTGGCGGCTTTTGTCAGGGAGTAATATGAAGGGATTCCTTCAGGTGCTTCTTCTCATGTCTGGGATGTGGTTTGCTGCGCAAATGGCGCTGTCCTTTATGCCGGGTTTGTTGGAGGGCTATTTGCATCAGTCGGCATCGAATGTGAGCACGATGGAACTGCTAGCGAATTTGGCCACGGTCGTCGGGATGGTTGGCTATGCGGTAATCAGTCAAAAATTAGGTCGCAAGCGAGTTCTATTCTGGGTGGGGATTTCGCTGACGATAGGGGAAACACTAGCGTTTCTCTTCATGATTCTATTCGCCAAAAGTGGTGTGGGCTTCTTCGCAGTCGGCGCAATGGGGTTTATTGCGCTGTTTCTGGCCAACGCTCCTCTAGGCACGGTCATCGTTTATTTGAACGAGCGGTTTCCTGCAGATGTACGAGGTTCAGGCTATGGAACCGCCTATACTATCAGCCTCATACTCCCCGGATTGTATAGCACGTGGATTTTCTTGCTCGGGAAGTTCATGCCGTACGAATATACTGCGTTGGTCCTCATCGTGCTTGGTGGGCTTTTGTTCATTGTCGCCACTTTAATCGGACCCGAGACGAGAGACGTTGAGTTGCTTAGTGACGACTTACAGTCCAGCCAGGAACTCCTGTGA
- the ilvD gene encoding dihydroxy-acid dehydratase: MSRQLRSNFERGSSPWTMRRTQWRAMGISEEDMEKPKIAIVNSSSDLAICFHHLDGIVSKMKDAIRAAGGLPFEIRTAAPSDFITSAGHKGGYILAARDLIVNDIEVAVEGALLDGMVCLASCDKTAPAHLMAAGRLNIPTLIVACGYQPSGQYCGHHCDIEDVFLKAGHYRAGNLTLSELREMSDTAVRGPGVCPGMGTANSMHMVCEALGMALPGSTPVLANSDKMWGVVEEAGQRIVEMVWENILPRDILTRDAFENAIKMVLSVSGSINTIKHLQAVAEEAACDVDVYGMFQEFAGRVPLLAAVRPNGDRTIEELEQAGGTRAVMKQLQQFMHPDAKTITGQTVGEVLRDIQVEDEEVIRPVGRAFGWRPTIVLIKGSLAPSYGIVKLAVEDDRVTQFTGPAVVYESREEAIAGVDKGEIKPGMVVVLRGLGPKGTPGMGTASALIFALDGAGLGDKVAVVTDGQLSGLVNRGLVVGEISPEAAEGGPLAFVRNGDVISIDVESREVNLQVSEAELSERKAHMAVETGVRGERGWLAIYRNLVSPLPEGATLKR; this comes from the coding sequence ATGTCTAGACAATTACGCAGCAACTTTGAACGTGGAAGTTCGCCGTGGACCATGCGGCGTACACAGTGGCGGGCCATGGGCATTTCCGAGGAAGATATGGAGAAACCCAAAATTGCTATCGTGAATTCATCTTCTGACTTAGCTATCTGTTTTCATCACCTGGATGGCATTGTAAGCAAGATGAAAGATGCGATTCGTGCCGCGGGGGGATTGCCGTTCGAAATTCGCACGGCGGCACCCAGTGATTTCATCACCAGCGCTGGGCACAAAGGGGGGTATATTCTCGCTGCCCGAGACTTAATCGTCAATGATATTGAGGTGGCCGTTGAAGGAGCATTACTGGACGGAATGGTTTGTTTGGCTTCATGTGATAAAACCGCGCCCGCTCACCTAATGGCTGCGGGTAGGTTAAATATTCCGACACTCATCGTCGCTTGTGGATATCAGCCGAGTGGCCAATACTGCGGACACCACTGTGATATCGAGGATGTTTTCCTAAAAGCGGGGCACTATCGAGCGGGGAATCTTACACTATCGGAACTGCGGGAGATGAGTGATACCGCAGTGCGTGGTCCTGGGGTATGCCCAGGCATGGGAACTGCGAACTCGATGCACATGGTCTGCGAAGCGCTTGGCATGGCCCTACCTGGTAGTACCCCGGTATTGGCGAATAGCGACAAAATGTGGGGTGTTGTGGAAGAGGCCGGACAGCGAATTGTCGAAATGGTGTGGGAAAATATTTTGCCGCGTGACATTCTAACCCGTGACGCTTTTGAAAACGCTATCAAAATGGTTCTGAGCGTCAGCGGATCGATCAACACCATCAAGCACCTGCAAGCTGTCGCAGAAGAAGCAGCGTGTGACGTGGATGTTTATGGCATGTTTCAAGAATTCGCTGGAAGGGTGCCGCTGCTAGCGGCCGTGCGACCGAATGGCGATAGAACCATTGAAGAACTGGAGCAGGCCGGGGGAACGCGAGCGGTGATGAAACAGTTGCAACAATTTATGCATCCTGACGCGAAGACCATTACCGGGCAGACAGTGGGCGAAGTGTTAAGAGATATACAAGTGGAAGACGAAGAGGTGATTCGACCTGTCGGGCGCGCGTTTGGCTGGCGGCCTACCATCGTGTTAATCAAGGGGTCATTAGCCCCATCATACGGAATCGTGAAGCTGGCTGTGGAGGATGATAGGGTCACGCAGTTTACGGGGCCAGCTGTGGTCTATGAAAGCCGTGAGGAAGCGATTGCTGGTGTTGACAAAGGTGAAATAAAGCCTGGTATGGTCGTTGTTCTCAGAGGGCTTGGGCCGAAAGGAACTCCAGGTATGGGAACCGCATCTGCACTGATATTTGCCCTAGATGGCGCTGGCTTGGGGGACAAGGTGGCCGTCGTCACAGATGGGCAATTATCCGGACTGGTCAATCGAGGCTTGGTTGTGGGGGAAATTTCTCCCGAAGCCGCTGAAGGTGGCCCGCTGGCATTCGTGCGAAATGGTGATGTGATTTCAATTGATGTTGAAAGCCGCGAAGTGAATCTCCAGGTCTCTGAAGCTGAACTTTCGGAACGAAAGGCACATATGGCAGTGGAAACTGGGGTGCGGGGAGAACGCGGTTGGTTGGCAATCTATCGAAATCTCGTCAGTCCCTTGCCGGAAGGGGCGACATTAAAACGGTGA
- a CDS encoding aconitase X swivel domain-containing protein produces MNSVILRGRPIVGGYAEGEALVTSQEISGWGGVEAASGTIIESRHELRGESFKGKVLVFPGAKGSSGWSGIFHTARLAGAAPKAMLFNTMTSKAALGAIVTRVPAITDFDQDPLSVIHTGDWLKIDGDRGVVEVIKRGDSPRTQV; encoded by the coding sequence ATGAATTCCGTGATATTGCGTGGGCGACCGATAGTTGGTGGGTATGCGGAAGGTGAGGCACTGGTAACCAGCCAAGAGATATCAGGATGGGGAGGCGTCGAGGCTGCAAGTGGTACCATCATTGAATCGAGGCATGAGTTGCGAGGGGAGTCTTTCAAGGGAAAAGTCCTGGTGTTTCCCGGCGCAAAAGGTTCCTCAGGGTGGTCGGGGATATTTCACACAGCGCGCCTAGCGGGGGCGGCACCGAAGGCGATGTTGTTCAATACGATGACAAGTAAAGCTGCCCTGGGGGCGATTGTGACGCGCGTACCAGCGATTACAGATTTTGACCAAGACCCACTTTCTGTGATTCATACGGGGGACTGGTTAAAGATAGACGGTGACCGTGGCGTTGTAGAAGTGATCAAGCGTGGCGACTCGCCGCGTACCCAAGTTTGA
- a CDS encoding class II aldolase/adducin family protein: MEFNQSEIAQQLIDTGKYMLANQLAWGTSGNLSARVDGEHMLITASGTEMGNLQMDDFSLCNFVEGTWQGSRKPSKEVPMHTAIYQTREDANVVLHSSPFYTTLIASSQEPIVSELFIETMYFLEDVAYVDYYHPGTSELGDAVKEQAEIAHVIILRNHGVILFDDSFADASMRLETLEMACRMIVTAKSADIPLTKIPDNVVRDFLEGARYKPRKRVKRK; the protein is encoded by the coding sequence GTGGAATTCAATCAATCAGAGATCGCACAACAGTTGATTGACACGGGGAAATACATGTTGGCCAATCAACTCGCGTGGGGGACGTCCGGCAATTTGAGTGCGAGAGTTGACGGAGAGCACATGCTGATTACGGCGTCTGGCACGGAGATGGGGAACTTGCAGATGGATGACTTCTCTTTGTGCAATTTTGTCGAAGGGACCTGGCAGGGAAGTCGCAAGCCATCCAAGGAAGTTCCGATGCACACCGCAATTTATCAAACGCGCGAGGATGCAAACGTGGTGCTACACTCGTCGCCTTTTTACACCACGTTAATCGCATCAAGCCAAGAGCCGATTGTGTCTGAGTTGTTCATCGAGACGATGTATTTTCTGGAGGACGTCGCGTATGTCGACTATTACCATCCAGGTACATCGGAGTTAGGGGATGCAGTCAAGGAACAGGCTGAAATCGCCCATGTCATTATTCTTAGAAATCATGGTGTCATCCTATTTGATGATTCGTTTGCGGATGCGAGTATGCGCTTGGAAACGTTAGAGATGGCCTGTCGCATGATTGTGACGGCGAAATCGGCTGATATTCCATTGACGAAGATACCGGATAACGTGGTCAGAGACTTCTTGGAGGGTGCACGATATAAGCCGCGCAAGCGCGTGAAGCGCAAGTAA
- a CDS encoding zinc-dependent alcohol dehydrogenase: MKAVMIESPYTVVITDVESAPLGDDEVRIRVKAAGICGSDIHAYKGLHPFRKPPVIIGHEVSGEVVEIGTSVTRVKVGDKVTVEPQAGCGKCEHCLRGDINYCDNRQAPGIGKWYGTMAETFVAPEHVVFALPSDMDYQVGALAEPLAVGVHAVRRAGIEVGDKVAVLGAGPIGLLTLAVAKEAGATTILATDVFDYCLDTAKKLGATHTLNIAGKDNWVQEALETIGGQFDKVLIAVGVPGILNQALTLVKKGGRIVTIAMFHGDQSLDIMQLQGQEKELVGCFCYTRQDTMAAVALLGANRILSEAVITHVLPYEQAADGFRMVEKKEDNPLKVLVTF, encoded by the coding sequence ATGAAAGCGGTTATGATAGAGAGCCCATACACAGTGGTGATTACGGACGTGGAGAGCGCGCCACTTGGCGACGACGAGGTTCGCATTCGGGTGAAGGCGGCGGGGATTTGTGGTTCTGACATTCACGCATACAAGGGTCTTCATCCATTCCGCAAACCACCAGTGATTATTGGGCATGAGGTTTCTGGAGAAGTGGTGGAGATAGGAACATCCGTAACCCGCGTCAAGGTCGGCGACAAAGTGACCGTGGAACCACAAGCTGGTTGTGGGAAATGTGAACATTGTCTGCGTGGGGACATCAACTATTGCGACAATCGCCAAGCGCCTGGCATCGGAAAGTGGTACGGTACGATGGCAGAGACCTTTGTGGCACCAGAACATGTCGTGTTTGCCCTGCCGAGTGACATGGATTATCAGGTGGGGGCATTGGCAGAACCGCTTGCTGTGGGTGTTCACGCGGTTCGTCGTGCGGGGATTGAGGTTGGAGACAAGGTCGCAGTCCTGGGCGCAGGGCCAATTGGCCTGTTGACGCTCGCGGTCGCGAAGGAAGCGGGTGCGACGACGATTCTCGCAACCGATGTTTTTGATTATTGTCTGGATACGGCTAAGAAACTCGGTGCAACGCACACCCTCAATATCGCGGGTAAAGATAATTGGGTTCAAGAAGCATTGGAGACCATTGGCGGTCAGTTTGACAAAGTGCTGATAGCTGTGGGCGTGCCTGGCATTTTGAATCAAGCGCTGACACTTGTCAAAAAGGGCGGGCGCATTGTTACCATCGCGATGTTTCATGGTGATCAATCGCTGGATATCATGCAACTTCAAGGCCAGGAAAAGGAATTGGTCGGTTGCTTCTGCTATACGCGTCAAGACACCATGGCGGCCGTTGCGTTGCTGGGGGCAAACCGAATTCTCAGTGAAGCCGTGATTACACATGTATTGCCATATGAGCAAGCTGCTGACGGTTTTAGAATGGTAGAGAAGAAAGAGGACAACCCCCTCAAGGTCCTGGTGACGTTTTAA